The following is a genomic window from Parabacteroides johnsonii DSM 18315.
CAATGTTCGCGTTGTCGACAAGAACGGTAACCTCTGTCCTGACGCTACGAACAAGGTGAAGTTCAATGTTCGTGGTTCCGGCTCTTATCGTGCGGCTGCCAACGGTGATCCTTCGTCACTCGAATCTTTCCAGGCTCCGCAGATGTCCCTTTTCAAAGGACAACTGACAGCAGTCGTACAGACAGAAGAAACACCGGGTGTCATTGTCTTCGAAGCTTCTGCTCCGGGTGTGAAAAGTGCAAAAATAGAACTGATCAGCGAATAAGTCGAATTTCGTGATTGTCCCGATAAAAACGGATAGGCATCGGATTGGAAGCGGATAGGCATCCGTTATGAATCCGATGCCTATCTGTTTTTTATTTGTTGGTGACGATATTCCCAAATACATCGAACTCGATTGTTACAACCTGCCCGTTGTGTATGACATTGAATTTGTGGAATGCGCCGTTGGCATCGGTAAACATATAGATAGATTCCACTGGGTCACTTCCGTATTCGGAGGTCTTGAATGCGTCCATGATAACTGTCGGGACTTCCTGTTCCGAAACTTTCCAGGCCGTACTTTTCCAGGTATATATCTGGGTCAGTTCGACAATCTTTAAAGTCTTCCCGTCAAGGATTGCCAATTGTACACCGAAAGTCGTGTTTTCTATATCCAGTAACTCTGCTCCCTGGAAGGTCAGTTCCATTAGGTCGGCCACTTTTTCGGGGACGGTGATCGGTTGGTCGACATCGTCTTTAGCATTATCGACCGCTTTGATCAGATCGCCGTATAAGGTGTAATACAGGTCAGTCTCCTGTTCCGCCTTTTCTATTTCCACCTTATATACGGTTCCCATTCCAGCTCTGCCGATGGTATCGGCTTCCTCCATCTTCCAATCGGCATATTTGCCTTGTTTGATATCGGTCGAGATAGCTGTAGGCAACTGGCTAAGCGGCAGATCCGTCTTAATCATGGCCCATACTCCGAGATGGTTGAACCAGGCGGTGTTGTCGAGAGAGTTGTTTTCAAAGTCAATTACATAATAATCGTCATTGACTGTCCATTCTGTGTCGCGGGCATCCGGATATTTGGCCTTGAAAGCGTCCAGGATAGTTTTAGGAGGTTCAATACCGCCCGGTACGTTTTCGTCGTCTTTGCTACAGCCGGCAAAGAGTAGGGCGAAACTCGCGAAGATCGTAAAGACTGAAATTTTAGCGTTCATAATTTATCGTTTTAATTTGTTACGAATAAACAACAGCAGGGATGGAAAAGTTTTCTCAAAACCGAACACACTGTCCGATATTGAACACTTATTTTGAAAGATAACTTCATGTAATCAATGATTTATGTTTTTGGCATGAAGTTTGCCTTGTGAAAGCCGTCAAGGTGGAAATGCTGGAAAAAGAAGAATTAAAATAATAGTAAATATGGACAGAGAGATTTCAAAAGAAGTACAGAGAAAAGAGCAGCGCAAACAGTTGATCAAGATAGGGGTGGTTGCCGGTGGTCTTATCGTCCTGATCGTAGTGGTGATCTCCATGCTTCAGACCAGTCTGAAACGGAAAGACCTCAACATTTCGACGGTCGACAGGGGAGTGATCGAAGTTTCGGTCAGTGCATCCGGCAAAGTGATCCCCGCATTTGAGGAGATTATCAACTCACCGATCAACTCCCGTATCGTGGAGGTATATAAGCGGGGCGGGGATTCAGTCGATATCGGTACGCCTATTCTGAAATTAGATTTGCAGAGCGCCGAGACGGAATATAACAAGCAGTTGGACGAAGAACAGATGAAGAGCTTGCAACTGGAACAGCAACGTGTGACGAA
Proteins encoded in this region:
- a CDS encoding PepSY-like domain-containing protein yields the protein MNAKISVFTIFASFALLFAGCSKDDENVPGGIEPPKTILDAFKAKYPDARDTEWTVNDDYYVIDFENNSLDNTAWFNHLGVWAMIKTDLPLSQLPTAISTDIKQGKYADWKMEEADTIGRAGMGTVYKVEIEKAEQETDLYYTLYGDLIKAVDNAKDDVDQPITVPEKVADLMELTFQGAELLDIENTTFGVQLAILDGKTLKIVELTQIYTWKSTAWKVSEQEVPTVIMDAFKTSEYGSDPVESIYMFTDANGAFHKFNVIHNGQVVTIEFDVFGNIVTNK